From the genome of Vigna angularis cultivar LongXiaoDou No.4 chromosome 11, ASM1680809v1, whole genome shotgun sequence, one region includes:
- the LOC108332405 gene encoding pentatricopeptide repeat-containing protein At3g16010 isoform X1, protein MLGGSIAATRRGISTFPPFSQRLKQTAENEIVQMFRLPNSHEGDHRSVPVTGRYVSRKEPYSRTLDERFIRILKIFKWGPDAEKALEVLKLKVDARLVREILKVDVEVIVKTQFFKWAGKRRGFEHDSTTYMALIRCLDEHRMFGELWKAIQDMVKGSCAMGPAELSEIVKILGRTKMVNRALSVFYQVKGRKCRPTASTYNSVILMLMQEGHHEKVHELYNEMCSEGHCFPDTVTYSALISTFAKLNRHDSAIRLFDEMKENGLQPTAKIYTTLMGIYFKLGRVEEALGLVKEMRVSRCLPTVFTYTELIRGLGKSGRVEEAYMIYKKMLKDGCKPDIILMNNLINILGRSDRLRDAIKLFDEMKLLNCAPNVVTYNTIIKSLFEAKAPPSEASSWFERMKKDGIVPSSFTYSILIDGFCKTNRVEKALLLLEEMDEKGFPPCPAAYCSLINTLGVAKRYDVANELFQELKENCGCSSARVYAVMIKHFGKCGRLNEAINLFNEMKKLGSTPDVYAYNALMTGMVRAERVDEAFSLFRTMEENGCTPDINSHNIILNGLARTGGPKRALEMFTKMKNSTIKPDGVSYNTVLGCLSRAGLFEEAAKLMQEMSSKGFQYDLITYSSILEAVGKVDDCKMVES, encoded by the exons ATGCTTGGTGGATCCATTGCTGCAACGAGGAGGGGAATATCAACTTTTCCTCCTTTCTCTCAGAGATTAAAGCAAACAG CAGAAAATGAAATTGTTCAAATGTTTCGGTTGCCTAATTCCCATGAAGGAGACCACCGTAGCGTTCCCGTGACAGGAAGATATGTGTCGAGGAAGGAACCTTATTCTCGGACATTGGATGAGCGATTCATCaggattttgaaaatatttaaatgggGACCTGATGCAGAAAAGGCCTTGGAAGTGCTGAAACTGAAGGTTGATGCTCGCTTGGTTCGCGAGATTCTAAAGGTAGATGTTGAGGTTATTGTCAAGACTCAGTTTTTTAAGTGGGCTGGGAAGAGGAGGGGTTTTGAACATGATTCGACCACTTACATGGCGTTGATTCGCTGCTTGGATGAACATAGGATGTTCGGTGAACTTTGGAAGGCAATACAAGACATGGTTAAGGGTTCATGTGCAATGGGTCCTGCTGAATTGTCCGAAATCGTGAAGATCTTGGGCAGGACCAAGATGGTTAACAGGGCATTATCTGTCTTTTACCAGGTCAAGGGTCGCAAGTGCAGACCCACAGCGAGCACTTACAACTCTGTCATCTTGATGCTGATGCAAGAGGGGCATCATGAAAAGGTCCATGAGTTGTATAATGAAATGTGCAGCGAAGGCCATTGTTTCCCTGACACTGTTACATACAGTGCACTTATATCAACATTTGCTAAACTAAATCGTCATGACTCTGCCATTAGATTATTTGATGAGATGAAGGAAAATGGACTGCAGCCCACAGCGAAAATATATACAACTTTAATGGGAATATACTTTAAGTTGGGTAGGGTTGAAGAAGCATTGGGCCTGGTCAAGGAGATGAGAGTGAGTCGGTGTCTCCCAACTGTCTTTACTTACACAGAATTGATAAGAGGGCTGGGGAAGTCTGGGAGGGTTGAAGAAGCCTACATGATATACAAGAAGATGCTGAAAGATGGTTGTAAACCTGATATCATTCTGATGAacaatttgattaatattttggGAAGATCTGATCGTCTAAGAGATGCCATTAAGCTTTTTGATGAAATGAAATTGCTGAATTGTGCTCCAAATGTTGTCACATATAATACCATCATCAAATCTTTATTCGAAGCCAAAGCACCACCTTCTGAAGCTTCTTCATGGTTTGagaggatgaagaaagatggaaTAGTCCCCAGCTCATTTACTTATTCAATTCTCATTGATGGTTTCTGCAAAACAAATCGAGTTGAGAAGGCGTTGTTGCTTCTCGAGGAAATGGATGAAAAAGGCTTTCCACCTTGTCCTGCTGCCTACTGCAGCCTGATCAACACCCTCGGAGTAGCAAAGCGCTATGATGTTGCAAATGAGCTATTCCAGGAATTGAAGGAGAACTGTGGATGTTCAAGTGCTCGTGTGTATGCTGTAATGATTAAGCATTTTGGAAAATGTGGGAGACTCAATGAAGCTATCAACCTTTTTAACGAGATGAAAAAACTTGGATCCACCCCTGATGTTTACGCTTATAATGCTCTCATGACTGGAATGGTAAGGGCTGAAAGGGTGGACGAAGCTTTCTCCTTGTTTAGAACTATGGAAGAAAATGGATGCACCCCAGATATAAATTCTCATAATATTATCCTGAATGGCTTGGCTAGAACTGGTGGCCCAAAGCGTGCTTTGGAAATGTTTACGAAAATGAAGAACTCGACTATTAAGCCAGATGGGGTTTCTTACAACACCGTTCTTGGTTGTCTTAGCAGAGCAGGTCTGTTCGAAGAGGCTGCAAAACTTATGCAAGAAATGAGTTCAAAAGGATTTCAGTACGACCTCATCACCTACTCTTCAATACTCGAGGCAGTCGGTAAGGTTGATGATTGTAAAATGGTGGAGTCATAA
- the LOC108332405 gene encoding pentatricopeptide repeat-containing protein At3g16010 isoform X2, whose amino-acid sequence MLGGSIAATRRGISTFPPFSQRLKQTENEIVQMFRLPNSHEGDHRSVPVTGRYVSRKEPYSRTLDERFIRILKIFKWGPDAEKALEVLKLKVDARLVREILKVDVEVIVKTQFFKWAGKRRGFEHDSTTYMALIRCLDEHRMFGELWKAIQDMVKGSCAMGPAELSEIVKILGRTKMVNRALSVFYQVKGRKCRPTASTYNSVILMLMQEGHHEKVHELYNEMCSEGHCFPDTVTYSALISTFAKLNRHDSAIRLFDEMKENGLQPTAKIYTTLMGIYFKLGRVEEALGLVKEMRVSRCLPTVFTYTELIRGLGKSGRVEEAYMIYKKMLKDGCKPDIILMNNLINILGRSDRLRDAIKLFDEMKLLNCAPNVVTYNTIIKSLFEAKAPPSEASSWFERMKKDGIVPSSFTYSILIDGFCKTNRVEKALLLLEEMDEKGFPPCPAAYCSLINTLGVAKRYDVANELFQELKENCGCSSARVYAVMIKHFGKCGRLNEAINLFNEMKKLGSTPDVYAYNALMTGMVRAERVDEAFSLFRTMEENGCTPDINSHNIILNGLARTGGPKRALEMFTKMKNSTIKPDGVSYNTVLGCLSRAGLFEEAAKLMQEMSSKGFQYDLITYSSILEAVGKVDDCKMVES is encoded by the exons ATGCTTGGTGGATCCATTGCTGCAACGAGGAGGGGAATATCAACTTTTCCTCCTTTCTCTCAGAGATTAAAGCAAACAG AAAATGAAATTGTTCAAATGTTTCGGTTGCCTAATTCCCATGAAGGAGACCACCGTAGCGTTCCCGTGACAGGAAGATATGTGTCGAGGAAGGAACCTTATTCTCGGACATTGGATGAGCGATTCATCaggattttgaaaatatttaaatgggGACCTGATGCAGAAAAGGCCTTGGAAGTGCTGAAACTGAAGGTTGATGCTCGCTTGGTTCGCGAGATTCTAAAGGTAGATGTTGAGGTTATTGTCAAGACTCAGTTTTTTAAGTGGGCTGGGAAGAGGAGGGGTTTTGAACATGATTCGACCACTTACATGGCGTTGATTCGCTGCTTGGATGAACATAGGATGTTCGGTGAACTTTGGAAGGCAATACAAGACATGGTTAAGGGTTCATGTGCAATGGGTCCTGCTGAATTGTCCGAAATCGTGAAGATCTTGGGCAGGACCAAGATGGTTAACAGGGCATTATCTGTCTTTTACCAGGTCAAGGGTCGCAAGTGCAGACCCACAGCGAGCACTTACAACTCTGTCATCTTGATGCTGATGCAAGAGGGGCATCATGAAAAGGTCCATGAGTTGTATAATGAAATGTGCAGCGAAGGCCATTGTTTCCCTGACACTGTTACATACAGTGCACTTATATCAACATTTGCTAAACTAAATCGTCATGACTCTGCCATTAGATTATTTGATGAGATGAAGGAAAATGGACTGCAGCCCACAGCGAAAATATATACAACTTTAATGGGAATATACTTTAAGTTGGGTAGGGTTGAAGAAGCATTGGGCCTGGTCAAGGAGATGAGAGTGAGTCGGTGTCTCCCAACTGTCTTTACTTACACAGAATTGATAAGAGGGCTGGGGAAGTCTGGGAGGGTTGAAGAAGCCTACATGATATACAAGAAGATGCTGAAAGATGGTTGTAAACCTGATATCATTCTGATGAacaatttgattaatattttggGAAGATCTGATCGTCTAAGAGATGCCATTAAGCTTTTTGATGAAATGAAATTGCTGAATTGTGCTCCAAATGTTGTCACATATAATACCATCATCAAATCTTTATTCGAAGCCAAAGCACCACCTTCTGAAGCTTCTTCATGGTTTGagaggatgaagaaagatggaaTAGTCCCCAGCTCATTTACTTATTCAATTCTCATTGATGGTTTCTGCAAAACAAATCGAGTTGAGAAGGCGTTGTTGCTTCTCGAGGAAATGGATGAAAAAGGCTTTCCACCTTGTCCTGCTGCCTACTGCAGCCTGATCAACACCCTCGGAGTAGCAAAGCGCTATGATGTTGCAAATGAGCTATTCCAGGAATTGAAGGAGAACTGTGGATGTTCAAGTGCTCGTGTGTATGCTGTAATGATTAAGCATTTTGGAAAATGTGGGAGACTCAATGAAGCTATCAACCTTTTTAACGAGATGAAAAAACTTGGATCCACCCCTGATGTTTACGCTTATAATGCTCTCATGACTGGAATGGTAAGGGCTGAAAGGGTGGACGAAGCTTTCTCCTTGTTTAGAACTATGGAAGAAAATGGATGCACCCCAGATATAAATTCTCATAATATTATCCTGAATGGCTTGGCTAGAACTGGTGGCCCAAAGCGTGCTTTGGAAATGTTTACGAAAATGAAGAACTCGACTATTAAGCCAGATGGGGTTTCTTACAACACCGTTCTTGGTTGTCTTAGCAGAGCAGGTCTGTTCGAAGAGGCTGCAAAACTTATGCAAGAAATGAGTTCAAAAGGATTTCAGTACGACCTCATCACCTACTCTTCAATACTCGAGGCAGTCGGTAAGGTTGATGATTGTAAAATGGTGGAGTCATAA
- the LOC108334040 gene encoding heat shock 70 kDa protein 15 yields MSVVGFDFGNESCIVAVARQRGIDVVLNDESKRETPAIVCFGDKQRFLGTAGAASTMMNPKNSISQIKRLIGRQFADPELQRDLKTFPFVVTEGPDGYPLIHARYLGEVKTFTPTQVFGMMLSNLKEIAEKNLNAAVVDCCIGIPLYFTDLQRRAVLDAATIAGLHPLRLFHETTATALAYGIYKTDLPENDQLNVAFVDVGHASMQVCIAGFRKGQLKVLSQSFDRSLGGRDFDEVLFHHFVAKFKDDYKIDVLQNARACLRLRAACEKLKKVLSANPEAPLNIECLMDEKDVRGFIKRDEFEQLSLPILERVKGPLEKALAEAGLTVDNVHMVEVVGSGSRVPAINKILTEFFKKEPRRTMNASECVARGCALQCAILSPTFKVREFQVNESFPFSISLSWKGSSSDAQESGPDSKQSTLVFPKGNPIPSVKALTIYRQGTFSIDVQYDDVSGLQTPAKISTYTIGPFQSTKGEKAKIKVKVRLNVHGIVSIESATLLEEEEIEVPVSKESVGENAKMETDEPAAGVATPPSTNDNDVNMQDANANATADVPGAENGTSEAGDKPVQMDTDTKAEAPKKKIKKINVPVAELVYGAMSATDVQKAVEKEFEMALQDRVMEETKDKKNAVEAYVYDMRNKLNDKYQEFVIDSDREAFTTKLQEVEDWLYEDGEDETKGVYIAKLEELKKQGDPIEERYKEYTERGSIIDQLVYCINSYREVAMSSDPKFDHIDISEKQKVLNECVEAENWLREKKHHQDTLPKYASPVLLSADIRKKAEAVDRFCKPIMTKPKPPPPKPTTPEAPATPPPQGSEQQQQPQQSPAQENPNATSHENAGDNGNPAPPPASAEPMETEKSENTDSA; encoded by the exons ATGAGCGTGGttggatttgattttggtaATGAAAGCTGCATTGTTGCTGTTGCAAGACAGAGGGGGATTGATGTGGTGCTCAATGACGAGTCCAAGCGAGAAACACCTGCAATTGTATGCTTTGGTGACAAACAGCGGTTCCTTGGGACAGCTGGTGCTGCATCTACTATGATGAATCCAAAGAATTCAATCTCACAAATAAAGAGGTTAATTGGTAGACAATTTGCAGATCCAGAATTGCAGCGGGATCTGAAGACTTTCCCTTTTGTTGTCACTGAAGGGCCTGATGGATATCCATTGATTCATGCAAGGTACTTGGGTGAAGTGAAAACATTTACTCCTACCCAAGTATTTGGAATGATGTTATCAAACCTTAAAGAAATAGCTGAGAAAAATCTGAATGCTGCTGTTGTTGATTGTTGCATTGGCATTCCACTTTATTTTACTGATCTGCAGAGGAGGGCAGTCTTGGATGCAGCCACTATAGCAGGATTGCACCCACTTCGCCTATTTCATGAAACAACAGCAACTGCATTGGCTTATGGAATTTACAAGACTGATCTTCCTGAGAATGATCAGCTGAATGTTGCCTTTGTGGATGTTGGACATGCCAGCATGCAAGTGTGCATTGCTGGATTTAGAAAGGGTCAGCTGAAAGTGTTGTCCCAGTCATTCGACAGGTCCCTAGGTGGGAGGGACTTTGACGAGGTTCTGTTCCATCATTTTGTTGCTAAGTTTAAGGACGACTACAAGATTGATGTATTGCAAAATGCTAGGGCTTGTCTAAGATTGAGGGCTGCTTGTGAAAAGCTGAAGAAGGTTCTTAGTGCTAATCCAGAGGCACCTTTAAACATAGAGTGTTTGATGGATGAGAAGGATGTCAGAGGCTTTATCAAGCGTGATGAGTTTGAGCAACTAAGTCTTCCTATTTTGGAACGAGTTAAGGGACCATTGGAAAAGGCACTTGCAGAGGCAGGTCTTACAGTTGATAATGTTCACATGGTCGAGGTGGTTGGTTCTGGATCCCGTGTACCagctataaataaaatattgacagAGTTTTTCAAAAAGGAGCCTAGGCGCACAATGAATGCAAGTGAGTGTGTTGCCAGGGGTTGTGCATTGCAGTGTGCAATTCTCAGTCCAACTTTTAAAGTGAGGGAGTTTCAG GTCAATGAAAGCTTTCCTTTCTCAATTTCTCTCTCGTGGAAAGGTTCAAGCTCTGATGCACAGGAAAGTGGGCCAGATAGTAAACAAAGTACCCTTGTCTTCCCCAAGGGAAATCCCATACCAAGTGTCAAGGCACTGACAATCTACAGGCAAGGAACATTTTCTATTGATGTTCAATATGATGATGTGAGTGGTTTGCAAACACCAGCGAAGATCAGCACATACACT ATTGGCCCTTTCCAATCAACAAAAGGTGAAAAAGCAAAAATTAAAGTGAAAGTTAGGCTGAATGTACATGGAATTGTATCTATCGAATCTGCAACT ctcttggaagaggaagaaattgaGGTTCCTGTTTCCAAAGAATCAGTTGGGGAAAATGCCAAGATGGAAACTGATGAACCTGCTGCTGGTGTTGCCACACCACCTAGTACCAATGACAATGATGTTAACATGCAAGATGCTAATGCCAATGCAACTGCTGATGTCCCTGGAGCAGAAAATGGTACCTCTGAGGCAGGAGATAAGCCTGTGCAAATGGATACTGATACCAAG GCTGAGGCtccaaagaaaaagattaagaaaataaatgttcCTGTGGCGGAGTTAGTTTATGGAGCAATGTCAGCTACGGATGTTCAGAAAGCTGTTGAGAAGGAGTTTGAAATGGCTTTGCAAGATCGAGTGATGGAGGAAACAAAAGACAAGAAAAATGCTGTAGAGGCTTATGTTTATGACATGAGAAACAAG CTTAATGACAAATACCAAGAGTTTGTCATTGATTCAGATAGAGAAGCATTCACTACTAAACTTCAGGAGGTGGAAGACTGGCTATATGAAGATGGTGAAGATGAAACTAAAGGTGTATACATTGCCAAACTAGAAGAGCTCAAAAAG CAAGGAGATCCAATTGAAGAGCGTTACAAAGAATACACGGAGAGGGGTTCAATAATTGACCAACTCGTCTATTGTATAAATAGTTATAGAGAAGTTGCAATGTCAAGTGATCCCAAATTTGATCACATTGACATCAGTGAGAAACAGAAG GTCTTAAATGAATGTGTGGAAGCTGAGAACTGGCTCAGGGAGAAAAAGCATCACCAGGATACCCTTCCAAAATATGCCTCCCCTGTACTTTTGTCAGCTGACATAAGAAAGAAAGCTGAAGCTGTTGACAG GTTCTGTAAGCCAATTATGACAAAACCAAAGCCACCCCCACCAAAGCCAACCACTCCAGAAGCACCAGCAACCCCACCTCCTCAGGGCAGTGAACAGCAACAGCAGCCGCAACAATCACCAGCTCAGGAGAATCCTAATGCCACCAGTCATGAAAATGCAGGTGACAATGGTAATCCGGCCCCACCACCAGCATCTGCCGAACCAATGGAGACTGAGAAGTCAGAGAACACAGACTCTgcttaa